In one Salvelinus fontinalis isolate EN_2023a chromosome 16, ASM2944872v1, whole genome shotgun sequence genomic region, the following are encoded:
- the hs1bp3 gene encoding LOW QUALITY PROTEIN: HCLS1-binding protein 3 (The sequence of the model RefSeq protein was modified relative to this genomic sequence to represent the inferred CDS: deleted 2 bases in 1 codon) gives MGVVSLITATQTRQDSNLRTTMPDGLITSRPLQNEVTGIDLQVPLYQEIRGTMMTGHVEYQIIVVTRLAAFKSGKHKPEDVVQLVVSKKYSEIDEFYHRLMGQYPKITLPAMPRKALFVGEADIRERRMAFDELVKFISKNSTLATCPEVLELLGAKSTMADLKTRNVADWQDQDKEEGFHFFESEETPAAAAKVTKHVPPVKPREEEQEHDDDDEYLGPLGNLKCTRQKKKKPPQAKVATQPKFSLFDEAEDIDDDLFQPAAIDSNAKLFKEPDLMWKVKLGDPLLLPTAYKDVASADSGLDEDTDELFRIEENFDKLLQVKKRIKARPVPAPKPKLAPKPKLPVKSSSLVSGGGGPVVGVLPVADEVKDQIDILKYIQQNESTSIDDLDLF, from the exons ATGGGGGTGGTCAGCTTGATTACAGCTACACAG ACTAGACAGGACAGCAATCTCAGGACCACAATGCCAGACGGACTTATTACAAGCAG GCCGTTGCAGAATGAGGTGACAGGCATAGATCTGCAGGTGCCTCTTTACCAGGAGATCCGTGGTACCATGATGACAGGTCATGTGGAGTACCAGATAATTGTGGTGACTCGGCTGGCTGCCTTCAAATCCGGCAAGCACAAACCTGAAGACGTTGTACAGCTGGTG GTTTCAAAGAAATACAGTGAAATTGATGAGTTTTACCACAGACTCATGGGTCAGTATCCGAAGATCACCTTACCAGCCATGCCTCGCAAGGCCCTGTTTGTAGGCGAGGCAGACATCCGGGAGCGTAGGATGGCCTTTGACGAACTGGTCAAGTTTATCTCCAAGAATTCTACACTTGCTACTTGCCCAGAGGTGTTGGAGCTCTTAG GAGCGAAGTCCACAATGGCAGATTTGAAAACCAGGAACGTTGCAGATTGGCAGGACCAGGATAAAGAAGAAGGCTTTCATTTCTTTGAAAGTGAGGAGACCCCTGCTGCTGCTGCGAAAGTAACCAAACATGTTCCACCAGTGAAACCTAGGGAAGAGGAGCAGGAacatgacgatgatgatgagtaCCTTGGACCTCTAGGCAATTTAAA GTGCACGAGGCAGAAGAAGAAAAAGCCTCCACAGGCTAAAGTGGCTACCCAACCTAAGTTCTCTCTGTTTGATGAGGCTGAGGATATAGATGACGACTTGTTTCAACCTGCAGCCATAGACA GCAACGCTAAGCTGTTTAAGGAGCCAGACTTGATGTGGAAAGTGAAGTTGGGGGACCCTTTACTTCTTCCAACAGCATACAAGGATGTGGCATCTGCAGATTCAGGACTGGATGAGGATACAGATGAACTTTTCAG GATAGAAGAAAACTTTGACAAGCTCCTCCAGGTGAAGAAACGTATCAAGGCAAGGCCAGTTCCTGCCCCCAAACCCAAACTGGCCCCAAAGCCAAAACTGCCTGTGAAGTCCTCCTCTCTAGTCTCAGGTGGTGGGGGCCCAGTTGTGGGCGTCCTTCCAGTTGCAGATGAGGTGAAGGATCAAATTGACATTCTCAAGTATATCCAACAAAATGAGTCTACATCTATTGATGATCTGGATCTATTTTAA
- the LOC129813036 gene encoding b(0,+)-type amino acid transporter 1-like — MTGEDKFPAVEVLDGKSQKLSLKREVGLVGAVSLVAGTMIGSGIFMSPQFVLVNIGSPGGSLVVWAACGLLAALGSLCYAELGTVIRESGGEYIYILRTSGPVLAFILIFSSVIFVRPASVAGISLSFAEYALAPFYQDCPCPQLVVKCVAAAGIVVTAIVNCLNVRFSMSMQVFFMVAKVLALSVIIIGGVVLLVRGETESFEDSFNGTNLGINPIGIAFYQGLWSYDGWNNLNYVTEELKRPEVNLPRAVMIAIPMVTMLYLLVNVSYLAAMTPRELMLSSAVAVTWGNKVLGRWGWVMSIAAALSAFGSLNGTFFSGGRVCFVAAREGHMPDILAMAHVNRLTPSPALIFTTAISLLVLIPGDFQSIVNFFSFTAWFFYTITLSGLLYLKIKKPELPRTYSVPIVIPILVIMAAIFLVMAPIIDNPAIEYLYVTIFIFSGVLVYVPFIHYKLCPGLLEKVTVFLQLFLEVAPADKNV, encoded by the exons ATGACTGGTGAGGACAAATTTCCAGCAGTTGAAGTTCTGGATGGCAAATCACAGAAGCTCAGCCTGAAACGGGAAGTGGGACTGGTTGGCGCTGTGTCACTTGTGGCTGGCACTATGATTGGGTCTGGGATTTTTATGTCCCCTCAATTCGTTCTGGTCAACATAGGAAGCCCAGGAGGAAGCCTGGTGGTCTGGGCTGCTTGTGGCCTGCTGGCTGCGCTTGGCTCTCTCTGCTATGCTGAACTGGGGACAGTCATCCGAGAGTCGGGGGGAGAGTACATCTACATCCTACGGACGTCAGGCCCAGTATTGGCCTTCATTTTAATTTTCAGCTCAGTCATATTTGTGAGACCTGCCAGTGTGGCAGGGATCTCACTGAGCTTTGCTGAATATGCATTGGCACCTTTCTACCAGGACTGTCCATGCCCACAGCTGGTGGTGAAGTGTGTGGCTGCAGCAGGGATTGTGGTGACAGCCATTGTTAACTGTCTGAATGTACGATTCTCCATGTCAATGCAAGTGTTCTTCATGGTGGCCAAGGTGCTGGCTCTTTCAGTAATAATTATTGGAGGAGTGGTGTTGCTCGTCAGAGGGGAAACAGAAAGTTTTGAGGATTCTTTTAATGGGACCAACTTGGGCATCAATCCGATAGGTATTGCTTTCTACCAGGGACTGTGGTCCTACGATGGATGGAATAATTTGAATTATGTGACAGAAGAGCTGAAACGTCCTGAG GTAAATCTGCCCAGGGCAGTTATGATTGCCATCCCCATGGTAACCATGCTCTATCTACTGGTCAATGTGAGCTACTTGGCTGCCATGACACCCAGAGAACTGATGTTGTCGAGTGCAGTGGCTGTCACCTGGGG GAATAAGGTGCTCGGGAGATGGGGATGGGTGATGTCCATTGCAGCTGCTTTGTCTGCTTTTGGCTCCCTGAATGGAACATTCTTTAGTGGTGGCCGGGTGTGCTTTGTGGCTGCAAGAGAGGGACACATG CCTGATATTCTTGCCATGGCCCATGTGAATCGACTGACCCCCTCTCCAGCCCTGATCTTCACCACGGCTATCTCACTTCTGGTTCTCATCCCTGGGGACTTCCAGAGCATTGTCAACTTCTTCAG TTTTACAGCCTGGTTCTTCTATACAATCACTCTGTCTGGGCTTCTCTACCTCAAGATCAAGAAACCGGAACTTCCCAGGACATATAGC GTTCCCATTGTAATCCCCATCTTGGTCATCATGGCAGCGATTTTCCTTGTGATGGCACCTATCATTGACAACCCCGCAATAGAGTACCTCTACGTCACCATATTCATCTTCAGTGGTGTATTGGTTTATGTGCCATTCATTCACTACAAACTCTGCCCTGGACTGTTGGAGAAAGTCACTGTGTTCCTGCAGCTCTTCCTAGAGGTGGCACCAGCAGACAAAAATGTATGA
- the LOC129813038 gene encoding protein yippee-like 5 gives MGRIFLDHIGGTRLFSCANCDTILTNRSELISTRFTGATGRAFLFNKVVNLQYSEVQDRVMLTGRHMVRDVSCKNCNSKLGWIYEFATEDSQRYKEGRVILERALVRESEGFEEHVPSDNS, from the exons ATGGGGCGGATCTTCCTGGACCACATCGGGGGCACACGCCTCTTCTCCTGCGCCAACTGTGACACTATCTTGACCAACCGCTCAGAACTCATCTCCACCCGCTTCACCGGAGCAACCGGCCGAGCCTTCCTCTTCAATAAG GTGGTGAACCTGCAGTACAGCGAGGTGCAGGACCGCGTGATGCTGACGGGCAGACACATGGTGCGAGATGTCAGCTGTAAGAACTGTAACAGCAAGCTGGGCTGGATCTATGAGTTTGCCACCGAGGACAGCCAGCGTTACAAGGAGGGCCGTGTCATCCTGGAGAGAGCACTCGTCAGGGAGAGCGAGGGCTTCGAAGAACATGTTCCCTCTGACAATTCCTGA